TTTTCTGACAGCGACCGCCGGTCAGCTACGGTAGACTTCCGCCTACCTCATGCCGAGTGCCGACTCCCCCGCTGTGTTCGTCGTGTCCCCCGACCGGACCCAGGCGGCCCAGCTCGCGCCCGCGCTGCGTCAAGCCGATGTGTTGCCCATCCCCGATGCCGAGACGCTGCTGCGAGAAGCCCACGTGCGCCCGCCCGCCGTCGTGCTGCTGTATGCCGACACGCCCGGCGTGCCGCTGGCCGAGGTGCTGCCCCTGCTGCGCCAACGGGCCGAACTCGCCGGGACCCATTGGCTGGCGGTCGGCACACATGGCCTCGGCGCCCTCCTGGCCGCCGGAGCCGACGCCCTGATCAGCGACGCCACCACCGTGGACGCCCTGGCGCTCCAGGTCGAGACGCTCCTGAACCGCTCGGCCCGCTACAACGAAGTCCAGACCCGCCTGAACGCCATGCAGCGCCGCTTGGACGACTGGGAACACGAGGAGCGGGTGCGCGACCAGCTCGTGCACATGCTCGTCCACGACCTGAAAAATCCCATCGCCGCCGTCATGGGCCTGCTGGAAGTGGTCGAGGACGACGACCGGGTGCCCGACGACTCGCGCGAACTCGTCCGGGTCGCCCGCGATGAGACGCAGCATCTGCTGCACCTCGCGGTCAACATGCTCGATGTGAGGAAGATCCAGGCGGGCAAGATGAACCTGCGGCCCGAACTGGTGTTCAGCCCCATGTTCGAGGAAGTCATCGAGCAGGCGCGCGGTGACGTGGGCAGCGGCCTGCGCGACCGGCACGTGAAGGTGGAGGTCGCCCCCAACCTCAGCCCCTCGCGCGCCGACCCCGAAATCCTGCGCCGGGTGCTGGCGAACCTGATCAGCAACGCCAT
This genomic interval from Deinococcus aerius contains the following:
- a CDS encoding sensor histidine kinase produces the protein MPSADSPAVFVVSPDRTQAAQLAPALRQADVLPIPDAETLLREAHVRPPAVVLLYADTPGVPLAEVLPLLRQRAELAGTHWLAVGTHGLGALLAAGADALISDATTVDALALQVETLLNRSARYNEVQTRLNAMQRRLDDWEHEERVRDQLVHMLVHDLKNPIAAVMGLLEVVEDDDRVPDDSRELVRVARDETQHLLHLAVNMLDVRKIQAGKMNLRPELVFSPMFEEVIEQARGDVGSGLRDRHVKVEVAPNLSPSRADPEILRRVLANLISNAMKHTVAGGLIRVRVWQEEDATHVQVQDDGEGIPEDDIPNLFAAFEQSRLTLHGRFDTGMGLAFCKLAVEEHGGQIWVESTRGEGATFTFTLPLTQDGEDDDFVELLS